In Scatophagus argus isolate fScaArg1 chromosome 3, fScaArg1.pri, whole genome shotgun sequence, one genomic interval encodes:
- the c3h3orf14 gene encoding uncharacterized protein C3orf14 homolog isoform X1, translating into MSSSLAEEMELIEKHEQILGRRAELLEQMESRRGQLKIQKKQQLVESEDSLRRNATLLQDLQKIEDRLRGRQLPCPYLLALETKYWASVEESIPAWEQFLLGKGPHPTDGPEQPPRRPKQKASRAKAQGLPPHPKARTVR; encoded by the exons ATGTCTTCTAGTTTAGCGGAAGAAATGGAATTAATTGAGAAACACGAGCAGAT TTTGGGAaggagagcagagctgctggagcAGATGGAGAGTCGCAGAGGACAGTTGAAGATCCAGAAGAAGCAGCAGTTGGTGGAGTCTGAGGACAGTCTCCGCAGGAACGCCACTCTGCTGCAG GATTTACAGAAGATAGAGGATCGCCTCAGAGGAAGGCAGCTGCCATGCCCCTACCTTCTGGCTCTGGAG ACAAAATACTGGGCATCTGTGGAGGAGTCTATCCCAGCCTGGGAACAGTTCCTCCTGGGTAAAGGTCCTCATCCGACTGATGGTCCAGAACAGCCACCCAGGAGACCCAAACAGAAAGCCAGTAGAGCTAAAGCCCAGGGTCTGCCTCCTCACCCAAAAGCCAGGACTGTTCGATAG
- the c3h3orf14 gene encoding uncharacterized protein C3orf14 homolog isoform X2, with translation MSVLGRRAELLEQMESRRGQLKIQKKQQLVESEDSLRRNATLLQDLQKIEDRLRGRQLPCPYLLALETKYWASVEESIPAWEQFLLGKGPHPTDGPEQPPRRPKQKASRAKAQGLPPHPKARTVR, from the exons atgtctgt TTTGGGAaggagagcagagctgctggagcAGATGGAGAGTCGCAGAGGACAGTTGAAGATCCAGAAGAAGCAGCAGTTGGTGGAGTCTGAGGACAGTCTCCGCAGGAACGCCACTCTGCTGCAG GATTTACAGAAGATAGAGGATCGCCTCAGAGGAAGGCAGCTGCCATGCCCCTACCTTCTGGCTCTGGAG ACAAAATACTGGGCATCTGTGGAGGAGTCTATCCCAGCCTGGGAACAGTTCCTCCTGGGTAAAGGTCCTCATCCGACTGATGGTCCAGAACAGCCACCCAGGAGACCCAAACAGAAAGCCAGTAGAGCTAAAGCCCAGGGTCTGCCTCCTCACCCAAAAGCCAGGACTGTTCGATAG
- the c3h3orf14 gene encoding uncharacterized protein C3orf14 homolog isoform X3 yields MESRRGQLKIQKKQQLVESEDSLRRNATLLQDLQKIEDRLRGRQLPCPYLLALETKYWASVEESIPAWEQFLLGKGPHPTDGPEQPPRRPKQKASRAKAQGLPPHPKARTVR; encoded by the exons ATGGAGAGTCGCAGAGGACAGTTGAAGATCCAGAAGAAGCAGCAGTTGGTGGAGTCTGAGGACAGTCTCCGCAGGAACGCCACTCTGCTGCAG GATTTACAGAAGATAGAGGATCGCCTCAGAGGAAGGCAGCTGCCATGCCCCTACCTTCTGGCTCTGGAG ACAAAATACTGGGCATCTGTGGAGGAGTCTATCCCAGCCTGGGAACAGTTCCTCCTGGGTAAAGGTCCTCATCCGACTGATGGTCCAGAACAGCCACCCAGGAGACCCAAACAGAAAGCCAGTAGAGCTAAAGCCCAGGGTCTGCCTCCTCACCCAAAAGCCAGGACTGTTCGATAG
- the fezf2 gene encoding fez family zinc finger protein 2 isoform X1, producing MASSASVETVMSCGRTGPSAAPKTLAFSIDRIMSKSSEPKGSAEERSDGKKLLGLCSPIPCMIPLQPFSYDLQAKALMNYSELWRASIRGTFCGSAAAPCKGNCSMCGKADPGIKQPLLTSGSRVVKPQVIHQAVAVPSSGSLYYLNYLDSAYQQSELLAGHWFSSPQAQASLSAHHRLLLLENAKLAGVGADKLPTPQYPHKEHLPGQLDQIVKENHVLSTEKNGVKAHNKLSSSVSSAADGKPKNFTCEVCGKVFNAHYNLTRHMPVHTGARPFVCKVCGKGFRQASTLCRHKIIHTQEKPHKCNQCGKAFNRSSTLNTHVRIHAGYKPFVCEFCGKGFHQKGNYKNHKLTHSGEKQYKCSICNKAFHQIYNLTFHMHTHNDKKPFTCATCGKGFCRNFDLKKHIRKLHDNGFSATTEASRELQS from the exons atggcAAGTTCTGCCTCTGTGGAGACAGTGATGTCCTGCGGTAGAACCGGACCGTCCGCAGCTCCCAAGACCCTGGCCTTTTCCATAGACCGGATCATGTCCAAGAGCTCGGAGCCGAAGGGAAGCGCAGAGGAGCGTTCAGAtgggaagaagctgttgggACTGTGCTCTCCGATCCCCTGCATGATCCCGTTGCAGCCTTTCAGCTACGATCTGCAAGCCAAGGCGCTGATGAACTACTCGGAGCTATGGAGAGCCAGTATCAGGGGGACATTTTGCGGTTCCGCAGCCGCTCCGTGCAAAGGGAACTGCAGCATGTGCGGCAAAGCAGATCCTGGCATCAAACAGCCGCTTCTGACGTCGGGGAGCAGGGTGGTGAAGCCGCAGGTCATCCACCAGGCCGTGGCCGTTCCCAGCAGCGGCTCGCTCTACTATCTCAACTACCTGGACTCTGCGTACCAGCAGTCGGAGCTGCTGGCCGGACACTGGTTCTCCAGCCCGCAGGCCCAGGCCTCGCTGTCGGCACACCACAGACTCTTGCTGCTGGAGAATGCCAAGCTGGCCGGGGTGGGAGCCGACAAGCTGCCCACACCTCAGTACCCGCACAAGGAACATCTGCCAGGGCAGCTGGACCAGATAGTGAAGGAGAACCACGTCCTGAGCACCGAGAAGAACGGCGTCAAGGCGCACAACAAACTCAGCAGCAGCGTCAGCAGCGCGGCAGATGGAAAACCGAAAAACTTCACGTGTGAAGTGTGTGGAAAG GTTTTTAACGCGCACTACAACCTGACCAGGCACATGCCGGTGCACACGGGAGCCCGGCCCTTCGTGTGTAAAGTGTGCGGGAAAGGATTCCGGCAGGCCAGCACGCTGTGCAGACACAAAATCATCCACACGCAG GAAAAGCCTCATAAATGCAACCAGTGCGGGAAGGCGTTCAACAGAAGCTCCACGCTCAACACGCACGTACGGATCCACGCCGGGTACAAACCTTTTGTCTGTGAGTTCTGCGGGAAAGGTTTCCACCAGAAAG GAAATTACAAGAACCACAAGCTGACTCACAGTGGGGAGAAACAGTATAAGTGCTCCATCTGCAACAAGGCCTTCCATCAGATCTACAACTTGACTTtccacatgcacacgcacaatGACAAGAAGCCCTTCACCTGCGCCACCTGCGGCAAGGGCTTCTGCCGCAACTTTGACCTAAAGAAACACATCAGGAAGCTGCATGACAACGGCTTCTCTGCAACCACAGAGGCCTccagagagctgcagagctga
- the fezf2 gene encoding fez family zinc finger protein 2 isoform X2 — translation MASSASVETVMSCGRTGPSAAPKTLAFSIDRIMSKSSEPKGSAEERSDGKKLLGLCSPIPCMIPLQPFSYDLQAKALMNYSELWRASIRGTFCGSAAAPCKGNCSMCGKADPGIKQPLLTSGSRVVKPQVIHQAVAVPSSGSLYYLNYLDSAYQQSELLAGHWFSSPQAQASLSAHHRLLLLENAKLAGVGADKLPTPQYPHKEHLPGQLDQIVKENHVLSTEKNGVKAHNKLSSSVSSAADGKPKNFTCEVCGKVFNAHYNLTRHMPVHTGARPFVCKVCGKGFRQASTLCRHKIIHTQEKPHKCNQCGKAFNRSSTLNTHVRIHAGKLQEPQADSQWGETV, via the exons atggcAAGTTCTGCCTCTGTGGAGACAGTGATGTCCTGCGGTAGAACCGGACCGTCCGCAGCTCCCAAGACCCTGGCCTTTTCCATAGACCGGATCATGTCCAAGAGCTCGGAGCCGAAGGGAAGCGCAGAGGAGCGTTCAGAtgggaagaagctgttgggACTGTGCTCTCCGATCCCCTGCATGATCCCGTTGCAGCCTTTCAGCTACGATCTGCAAGCCAAGGCGCTGATGAACTACTCGGAGCTATGGAGAGCCAGTATCAGGGGGACATTTTGCGGTTCCGCAGCCGCTCCGTGCAAAGGGAACTGCAGCATGTGCGGCAAAGCAGATCCTGGCATCAAACAGCCGCTTCTGACGTCGGGGAGCAGGGTGGTGAAGCCGCAGGTCATCCACCAGGCCGTGGCCGTTCCCAGCAGCGGCTCGCTCTACTATCTCAACTACCTGGACTCTGCGTACCAGCAGTCGGAGCTGCTGGCCGGACACTGGTTCTCCAGCCCGCAGGCCCAGGCCTCGCTGTCGGCACACCACAGACTCTTGCTGCTGGAGAATGCCAAGCTGGCCGGGGTGGGAGCCGACAAGCTGCCCACACCTCAGTACCCGCACAAGGAACATCTGCCAGGGCAGCTGGACCAGATAGTGAAGGAGAACCACGTCCTGAGCACCGAGAAGAACGGCGTCAAGGCGCACAACAAACTCAGCAGCAGCGTCAGCAGCGCGGCAGATGGAAAACCGAAAAACTTCACGTGTGAAGTGTGTGGAAAG GTTTTTAACGCGCACTACAACCTGACCAGGCACATGCCGGTGCACACGGGAGCCCGGCCCTTCGTGTGTAAAGTGTGCGGGAAAGGATTCCGGCAGGCCAGCACGCTGTGCAGACACAAAATCATCCACACGCAG GAAAAGCCTCATAAATGCAACCAGTGCGGGAAGGCGTTCAACAGAAGCTCCACGCTCAACACGCACGTACGGATCCACGCCGG GAAATTACAAGAACCACAAGCTGACTCACAGTGGGGAGAAACAGTATAA